The window CATAATAACCGTCAAATTTCTCATCTCGTTTTATCGCTTCCTCATCCAATACATATTCTTCTGATTTTGATTTCTTCTTCAAATATTTCCTTGCACCTTTCTTTTCTAAGGCTGTTATGCTTCCTTTGTTCTCTAAAAGCTCTTTGGCTTTTCTTACCAATCTCTCTCTGTCTTCTTTGTCTTTCTTGGCTCTCTTGCTTGAATACGTTATTATCAAATTCTCTTCTATTTTGAACTCTTTACCCTCTTCATCCTTGACAATATTTGTTCTTTCCAATACCTTATATTTGAATTCATCACCATAAATTTCTTCAGCATTCAAACATCTTTTGCCATCAAGTCTTTTATATCCTTCTTCATTAAAAACTTCATCTAAAATTTCTTTACTTGCATTCTTTAATCTGCTTGCTACTATATAGTCGTACCCAGCTTCTTTTATCATCTTTAAATTTATTCTGCTGTTAAGCCCTTTGTCTGCTACTATTATTATCTTATCTATACTAAATTTTTCCTTCAGCTTCCTCAGTATCTTTACCATCGTCTTGCTATCTATCGTATTACCAGGAAAAAGTTCATACCCTATCGGTCTGCCTTCTTTGTCCACCAAAAGCCCTAATACAACTTGCACTTCATTTACCTTGTTGTCTTTGCTAAACCCAAAATTTTTAAGTTCATCCGCTCTACAACTCTCAAAGTATATTGTCGTCACATCATAAAACACTACATCAACTACCATCTTAAATAAGTCTTTATTTCTCTGATACAGGTATGTCTCTAAATCTTCTTTTACACTGTCAAGAAAATCTAAACACCTGTACAATTGATTCAAATCTATATCCTCTTCAAATCCAAAATATTTGCTTCTCTGATGATAAGTTCTTAGTTTGCTCATTGGCTCTATCAATCTCTGTATGGTCATTAAAAAACTTACTTTGTCTACATCAAATTTTATCTTTCTCTCTTTTGCTGCTTTCCCTTTTAAAAACTTATCAATTTCAAGCTCCTGCCATAACTTTCTGTATACAATGTATCCCCAGTTTTTTACAACTGCATCCGAAATATCTTCTTCAGATTCAATAGTAACAGCTTTTGCATTCTCAGTAGTTGTTTCAGCGACAATATCAGATAGTTTTTTTACAATGTTTTTAAAAGCGGGGTCATCTTTGAGAATATCAAGTCTACCAAAGTTAAATAGTACTCTTTGCTTTACTTTACCATTTTCACGGTAATTTTCGACTAACCTAACATACTGATAACCGCCAGCATTAGTAATTTTGACAAACATATGGCAACTCCTTGAAGATAGTTTGTTATATTGTACCACAAAATATTTAAAAAGTCAAGCAAATTCAGTATATATTAAGCTAAAATTTGTCCCTACATTTTTTAAAATTTTTTATTTTTCTCTTCTTGAAACCCGCATAAATTAAGACTTTGTTATTTTTTGTTAGCTCAAAAACACCTCTTAACTGACAAAGTCAAGAAAAACCAAATAAAAAAGAGAATATTATAACCCGGTATTAAATTTTCTCCATGAAGTTTAAAATTTATGCATAAAAAATATTAAAATGGTAATACTAAAAAATAGAAAATTGTCAATTAAATTCTGAATGATTACTTACCAAGAAGGACGGTTTATCTTAAATACACAAAATTATTTACACACCCATATAGTAACATTAATGGTATAATTATTTATTCAACAACTTGGTACCAATTATATTACAATATTACTGCACCTTCCCACATGTAAGTTATATCGTAGAGTTTACAGTTAGATTTAATATCTTTGAGTTAATTGCTAAAATTTCTCAAGTTCTCTTGATGATGGATATTTATTTTTTTTTAATCACATCGGAATATCAAAAGAATGAAAATTTATTCTATATCCATTATCTTTTAAAATGATTTTGTCACATATCAGAACATCTGTATTCTCAGTTGCTTGACTTAAACTCTTTCAATACTTCAGGGTTTCAATTCAATATTACTGCATGTTGCTGAAATGAAAGTAATATAATTCGTAATTTTTCTTAATGCATTGGTATCTTATAATGTCCTCTTTACGTAAAAATTGTACACTTCTAACATTAAATTAAGTGTCTTATATTTGTAATACCCACTACTTTTATTTTATCTCACATTTACTTTCCCTTCATAAATTGTTTTGGTTTTTAAGCAAACAATTAAGCACAATCTGATATCAAGCAATGTTCAATAAATATTACAACCTTTTTTTCTTCACCAACATATAACTCACATCTGAGTTTTTATCACTTGTCTTGGACTCGATATATAATTCTATGTCTTCACCGAGTTCATATGATACAAAATAGCTGCCCCACTCTTCATTAATTCCTTCACCAACTTTTTTTAATTCTTTTACATTCTCTAATTTTTTATCTAAATCTGAGAGAGAACCCTTCAAGGAAATGCCAAAAAGTTTTATATTGTCGCCAGAACTAAAACTATTAACATATGCTTTAGTCATATTTTCTAATCTCTCTACCGAATTAAAATCAAAGCTAAATAAAAGCCCACTTTTAGTTTTATATAATAATCCTCCCTCATAGGAATAGATCTCTACTGGTAAACCAAATTCTTTTCTTATTTCGCTTAAGTTCATACTTAACAACTTTTTTATTGTGTCATAATTACTTAAATCAAATTCTGTATTTACTTCCTTGTTCCTTAGCTCCTTCAAATCGAACCAAAATTTTACTACTCCTCTTGCATATGATGCAATCTTATATGGTTCAAAACAAACTAAAAGACCATTATTTTTGAATACAATATCTTCAAACAAGTCTTCATCAAAGGCTTTCTGATTGTCCTGACCATTAAACACTTCATATGGTGGATCTTCTAAATCATTACATAGAGCTCTTGCAAAGTTTATATAATTTTTTATTAATTTTCGTTGATCATTATTCAAATAGTTTACAAGTTTTATACTGTCACCTGTTCTTAGATCAAAGGTAAAACCTTCGATTTGAGTCAAACCATGTGCTCCACCCGTATATGAGTATTCCTCAAATAAAAAAGAAATATAAGGTTCAACACTTTTGTCCCATTCATATTTGATATAAAGGGTATATGGATACAAACCTGAGTCACCTTCTGTCCCAGCAGATATTTTTTTTATATCTTCGATTTGTTGTTCAGCATATTTTTTAACAACAAAATTTATTTTCTCATAAACTTCTTGTTTCAATCCATTACCAATGATTTTAGGTATAAACACATCTATTTTATACTTTTCTGTATTTTGATATATTCTTTCAAGTACAACATCCCACGTGGGTTTATTAGTAGGTTTATTTTTGTTTGAATACATAATACCTTGATCAGTTTTTTGCTTAACCGAAGTATTAACCTTGCTAACACTTTCATTTTTTGTTTTTAATACCGAACATCCACTGATTGACAATAACAAAAAAATAAATATACAAATTGTAATCGTATTGATCTTTTTCATACCTGGAACTCACCCCTAAATTTTAATAAAAAGTAATCAAAATTTATCTAACTCTATAAAATTCATATCTTCCCATTCCAGAACCTGGGATGG is drawn from Caldicellulosiruptor naganoensis and contains these coding sequences:
- a CDS encoding IS1634 family transposase, which codes for MFVKITNAGGYQYVRLVENYRENGKVKQRVLFNFGRLDILKDDPAFKNIVKKLSDIVAETTTENAKAVTIESEEDISDAVVKNWGYIVYRKLWQELEIDKFLKGKAAKERKIKFDVDKVSFLMTIQRLIEPMSKLRTYHQRSKYFGFEEDIDLNQLYRCLDFLDSVKEDLETYLYQRNKDLFKMVVDVVFYDVTTIYFESCRADELKNFGFSKDNKVNEVQVVLGLLVDKEGRPIGYELFPGNTIDSKTMVKILRKLKEKFSIDKIIIVADKGLNSRINLKMIKEAGYDYIVASRLKNASKEILDEVFNEEGYKRLDGKRCLNAEEIYGDEFKYKVLERTNIVKDEEGKEFKIEENLIITYSSKRAKKDKEDRERLVRKAKELLENKGSITALEKKGARKYLKKKSKSEEYVLDEEAIKRDEKFDGYYAIQTSKKDMDVEEVLGAYHDLWKIEQSFRVMKSCLEVRPIYHFTESRIKGHFVICFLAFLLQRTLEYILRRKGKGISSERIMEAIYSMNFFEIEIKGKKYLIKQKIEGGAGDILNVMKIKGPKNFMTYEEGLEFIGISK
- a CDS encoding DUF4163 domain-containing protein, whose product is MKKINTITICIFIFLLLSISGCSVLKTKNESVSKVNTSVKQKTDQGIMYSNKNKPTNKPTWDVVLERIYQNTEKYKIDVFIPKIIGNGLKQEVYEKINFVVKKYAEQQIEDIKKISAGTEGDSGLYPYTLYIKYEWDKSVEPYISFLFEEYSYTGGAHGLTQIEGFTFDLRTGDSIKLVNYLNNDQRKLIKNYINFARALCNDLEDPPYEVFNGQDNQKAFDEDLFEDIVFKNNGLLVCFEPYKIASYARGVVKFWFDLKELRNKEVNTEFDLSNYDTIKKLLSMNLSEIRKEFGLPVEIYSYEGGLLYKTKSGLLFSFDFNSVERLENMTKAYVNSFSSGDNIKLFGISLKGSLSDLDKKLENVKELKKVGEGINEEWGSYFVSYELGEDIELYIESKTSDKNSDVSYMLVKKKRL